The Oryzias latipes chromosome 1, ASM223467v1 genome contains a region encoding:
- the LOC101170152 gene encoding myelin and lymphocyte protein, which produces MASNTATMGNLPSGTAVCTTIPDILYIPELIFGGLVWILVACTYVVPHNPQAWVMFVSIFCFTMTFIWLFIFACGTHNNRGNWAAADFVYHGIAAMLYLSASVHLAKVTLDMNNPQTATDSKNYKLDISAVVFSYTATLLYFVHTILSAIRWKSF; this is translated from the exons ATGGCATCCAACACGGCAACCATGGGGAACCTTCCCAGCGGAACGGCAGTTTGTACAACCATACCCGACATCCTCTACATCCCTGAACTG ATCTTTGGTGGTTTGGTGTGGATCCTGGTTGCATGCACATACGTGGTGCCGCACAATCCCCAGGCCTGGGTCATGTTTGTCTCCATCTTCTGCTTTACTATGACTTTCATCTGGCTGTTTATATTCGCCTGCGGTACTCACAACAACAGGGGCAACTGGGCAGCAGCG GACTTTGTTTACCATGGCATTGCAGCCATGCTCTACCTCAGCGCTTCAGTGCACCTGGCTAAAGTGACTTTGGATATGAACAACCCCCAAACAGCTACAGACTCAAAGAACTACAAGCTGGACATCTCTGCTGTG GTGTTCTCGTACACAGCGACACTCCTGTACTTTGTCCACACCATCCTGTCCGCCATTCGATGGAAGTCTTTCTAA